Part of the Rhodoflexus caldus genome, GAGGTAGTTCGGAACAATGCGGCACTTTTAGATTCTGTCATTATCTACGACCGCGATTTTAACTACGATTATTTCGGATTTAAAACGCTGGAACGCTCCTACCTGTTGCGCATGGATGGCAAAGTAGTGGAGCGCCCGCAGCATATGCTGATGCGTGTGGCCATCGGTATCCACATGAACGATATTGAGGCGGCCATCGAGACCTACAACTTGATGTCGGAAAAGTGGTTTACCCACGCTACGCCGACGCTATTCAACGCCGGTACGCCAAAACCGCAACTCTCATCTTGCTTCCTGCTAACCATGCAAGAAGACAGCGTGGACGGCATTTACGATACATTGAAGCAATGTGCTAAAATTTCACAGTCTGCCGGAGGTATCGGCTTGAGCATTCACAATATCCGCGCTACGGGAAGCTATATTAAAGGAACGAACGGTACATCTAACGGTATTGTGCCGATGCTCCGCGTATTTAATGATACAGCCCGTTATATTGACCAAGGAGGCGGCAAGCGAAAAGGTGCTTTTGCTGTTTATTTGGAGCCTTGGCACGCTGATATATTTGACTTTTTGCAACTCAAAAAAAACCATGGCAAAGAAGAACTCCGTGCCCGCGACTTGTTCTATGCCTTGTGGATACCCGACCTGTTCATGAAGCGCGTAGAGGCAGATGAAGAATGGTCGCTTTTCTGCCCCAATGAAGCCCCCGGCTTGGCCGATTGCTACGGAGAAGAATTTGAGCGCCTTTATGAACGGTATGAGCGCGAAGGCCGTGCCCGCAAAGTTGTGCGTGCGCAGGATTTGTGGTTTGAAATATTGGAAGCACAGACCGAAACCGGTGTGCCTTATATGCTCTACAAAGACCATTGCAACCGCAAAAGCAACCAGAAAAACTTGGGTACTATCAAGTCCAGCAACCTGTGTACGGAGATTATAGAATATACCTCTAAGGACGAGGTGGCTGTTTGTAACCTTGCTTCGCTGGCACTTCCCAAGTTTGTTCATGAAGGCAAATTTGACCATCAGAAACTCTATGAAGTTACCAAAGTAGTAACGCGCAACCTGAATAAGGTAATAGACATCAACTACTATCCGGTGGAAGAGGCGCGCCGCTCCAACATGCGCCACCGCCCGATTGGCTTGGGGGTACAGGGTTTGGCCGATGTGTTCATCATGCTGCGTATGCCGTTTGATTCGGAAGAAGCCCGCGGCCTGAACAGAGATATTTTTGAAACTATCTACTACGCTGCCGTAGAAGCCTCTATGGAACTTGCTCAGAAATACGGCACTTACGAAACCTATCAGGGGTCGCCCATGTCGCAAGGCTTGTTCCAGTTCGATATGTGGGGCGTAACGCCGTCTTCCGGCCGCTGGGACTGGGAGGGGCTTCGCAAAAAAGTGCTGGAGTACGGTGTGCGCAATTCGTTGCTGGTAGCACCCATGCCTACGGCTTCTACATCCCAAATTTTGGGCAATAACGAGTGTTTTGAGCCTTATACTTCCAATATCTATACGCGCCGCGTGCTTTCAGGAGAGTTTATTGTGGTGAA contains:
- a CDS encoding ribonucleoside-diphosphate reductase subunit alpha encodes the protein MLVTKRNGTTETVRIEKITARIEKLCYGLDMNHVDVFQITQRVIQGMYDKITTVELDNLAAETAASMTTRHPDYAVLAARIAISNLHKETSKSFSSTVKRLYNYIDPKTGENAALISKEVYEVVRNNAALLDSVIIYDRDFNYDYFGFKTLERSYLLRMDGKVVERPQHMLMRVAIGIHMNDIEAAIETYNLMSEKWFTHATPTLFNAGTPKPQLSSCFLLTMQEDSVDGIYDTLKQCAKISQSAGGIGLSIHNIRATGSYIKGTNGTSNGIVPMLRVFNDTARYIDQGGGKRKGAFAVYLEPWHADIFDFLQLKKNHGKEELRARDLFYALWIPDLFMKRVEADEEWSLFCPNEAPGLADCYGEEFERLYERYEREGRARKVVRAQDLWFEILEAQTETGVPYMLYKDHCNRKSNQKNLGTIKSSNLCTEIIEYTSKDEVAVCNLASLALPKFVHEGKFDHQKLYEVTKVVTRNLNKVIDINYYPVEEARRSNMRHRPIGLGVQGLADVFIMLRMPFDSEEARGLNRDIFETIYYAAVEASMELAQKYGTYETYQGSPMSQGLFQFDMWGVTPSSGRWDWEGLRKKVLEYGVRNSLLVAPMPTASTSQILGNNECFEPYTSNIYTRRVLSGEFIVVNKHLMKDLIRLGLWNETMKNMIIQANGSIQQIPGIPQNLKDIYRTVWEISQKAIIEMAADRGPYICQSQSLNIHIQEPNFGKLTSMHFYAWKKGLKTGMYYLRTRPAADAIKFTVDKAMLQQVQGQLESVAAGQPVTTTFYEKKSVPTEMLRATPATTKEDYEQKRQDMSCSLDDPEGCEACSA